In Juglans microcarpa x Juglans regia isolate MS1-56 chromosome 8D, Jm3101_v1.0, whole genome shotgun sequence, the following are encoded in one genomic region:
- the LOC121241851 gene encoding patatin-like protein 2 — translation METTMSVQPQHPTYRKLITILSIDGGGIRGIIPGTILAFLESQLQELDGEEARLADYFDVIAGTSTGGLVTAMLAAPNENNRPLFDAKDITPFYLQHGPRIFPQKGGLYGIFRSLIGPKYDGKYLHGVLREKLGETRLHSTLTNIVIPTFDIKNLQPTVFTSYEAKKHHSCLNSRLSDICIGTSAAPTYLPAHHFKHQNDGGKVSEFNLIDGGVAANNPALVAINQVTKEIFDANPDFFPIKPTDYGRFLVISLGTGSGKIEKKYSAKMAAKWGLFDWLVHGGSVPIVDVFTQASADMVDLHLAVVFQALHSEENYLRIQDDTLTGTAASVDDSSKENLNKLVEIGEKLLKKQVSRVNLQTGYSEPVKNCGTNEDALRMLAKKLSQEKKCREAGKSTNMEHVDADY, via the exons ATGGAAACAACAATGTCGGTTCAGCCTCAGCACCCAACATACAGGAAGTTGATCACCATTTTAAGCATTGATGGGGGTGGTATCAGGGGGATTATCCCTGGAACTATACTAGCTTTCCTTGAATCACAACTTCAg GAGCTGGACGGTGAAGAAGCTAGACTTGCAGACTACTTTGACGTGATTGCAGGAACAAGCACAGGTGGTCTTGTGACCGCCATGTTAGCTGCTCCAAATGAAAATAATCGACCTCTCTTTGATGCCAAGGATATCACGCCCTTCTATCTCCAACACGGTCCTCGGATTTTCCCACAGAAGGG TGGCTTATATGGAATCTTCAGATCACTGATAGGGCCCAAGTATGACGGGAAATACCTTCATGGGGTTCTAAGGGAGAAATTAGGAGAAACTCGGCTGCATAGCACATTGACCAATATTGTTATTCCAACTTTTGATATCAAGAATCTGCAGCCAACAGTTTTCACATCCTATGAg GCGAAGAAACATCACTCCTGTTTGAATTCTCGACTATCCGACATATGCATCGGTACTTCGGCAGCTCCAACATACCTTCCAGCTCATCACTTCAAGCACCAGAACGATGGGGGAAAGGTTTCTGAATTCAATCTTATAGATGGAGGTGTTGCTGCAAATAACCcg GCTTTAGTTGCCATAAACCAAGTAACTAAAGAGATCTTCGATGCCAATCCTGATTTCTTCCCAATAAAGCCCACAGACTATGGTCGCTTTCTTGTAATCTCATTGGGCACTGGCTCAGgaaagatagagaaaaaatacAGTGCTAAAATGGCAGCAAAGTGGGGCCTTTTTGATTGGTTAGTTCATGGCGGTTCAGTTCCAATAGTGGATGTGTTTACTCAAGCAAGTGCAGATATGGTTGATTTGCATCTAGCTGTGGTTTTCCAAGCCCTTCATTCAGAAGAGAATTACCTCCGAATTCAA GATGACACCTTGACTGGGACAGCAGCTTCAGTTGATGACTCTTCAAAAGAGAACTTGAACAAACTTGTAGAGATAGGGGAGAAACTACTGAAGAAACAAGTATCAAGAGTGAATTTGCAGACGGGTTATTCAGAACCAGTCAAAAATTGTGGTACAAATGAGGATGCTTTGAGAAT GTTAGCCAAAAAACtttctcaagaaaaaaagtGTCGAGAGGCCGGAAAATCTACAAACATGGAGCACGTTGATGCAGATTACTAG